Genomic DNA from Vespula vulgaris chromosome 5, iyVesVulg1.1, whole genome shotgun sequence:
CTTCAGGTacacaaattattttattttcgacatGTTCGGAAACACGCATCAGTGCAATCCTAGATTTCCACCAAGACCTTGTTCCTTTCTCCATTGAGCCAATCTTATAGCGTACCAATCCTAAAATatgtttgtattataaaagaaataaatgtgaaAGAGgagtttaatgaaataattattttaaaaaagaccTGGACGTCATCTTCGGACAGGCCTGTCTCCGCTGCCAACAGAACAATATCACCTGTATGAGGTGCCCTTGGCCATCTTTTAAATTGATCCTCAAGTACAGCTTCCTGATATTCTGTCAAACGAATCGTTCGAGGAATATGTTTCCTCTGAGGAGAATAGTTTCGAGTACTGCTGCTTCGTGGTACAAACTTTAATGTTCTCGctacaaagtaaaaaattaagttTATAAAAAGCGCGAAAAcgaagttagaaaaaaaattttcaataacgCTTTTTTATAGCagtgataatttttttttgtttaataacattcagtttatttttattttgatagtgatataaatcatttcttgtatcagaaattttaattttgtaaaaaagtaaatgcTATTAggtgataaataatattcctttttataattagagtttcacatatttaaaattttgtgattataaaaaatgtgtaaTATTCTGTCACGAAATTTAAATACTttcaagaagagaaaacgaacaaTTAATTCAATGTTATGTTCAactttatctctttcatacatataatattatttttattatttttttttttatatacgttttcCCTTTTGaattttccattaattttGGAAATGGTTCAAATCATttgagataataaatatattttttcacacacgctatttaaaaaatttttaaattacatacaAGTACTACTTCTctcagaaataaatattttttctacgtttattaatatagaaaaataaataattcaaacaaaaatgtcaaaatatttcaaaatgaaaaaaacataTGACTTAGAGCTTTCATAATCACCGAGACTCTTATATATCCTAAAGAATAatctcttgattttttttctttcgacaaaaACATTAAAGAATAAAGATGGTTTTGccttgaaaattataatacagtGGTTGCTCGTCCGCAATCCGTAAACAGTAGTCATTGCCGAGTAAATCACCTACGTAACatttttacactttttttattcataatcataatcacaAACGTAGTCGTGTTTTGCTTCGATACGACATTCTTGCATTTTTCCACGGACTAATCACGATAGTATGCATCTTATTAAAACTGGAATGCTTAGTCTACTTATTCAttcaaaaagaagagatttcatttcgatatatagaaatctttttaattatattattaaaattaaaaagaagttttattataaagtaCGTGATTTAATTTACCTGGTTTAACCGATTTATTCGCATCTTCCAAATTAATATCGGTGGTACGATAAAAAGCGTAACTGTTATCGGCATTGTAATAGTATGCTGATTTCCACGTACTTCTCGATGATGGAAGCATCTTTCAAGAGATTATCTGAAAAACAAATACGTGTTATGAAAAGtcatcaaataaaaattctgaaatcccttaaataaaaataaattattaattatcgtaatTGTCATTTATGGAATATTTTTTGctgtcattattataaatgttttatacatagtaataaaaaaaaatactaataatagCATGACATTGACCCAAATAACGTAATCTTTGAGTTTTTGGATAGGTTTCAAAATCACTATTGCGCTGCTTTAAGGCTTACGCAATTCGACAAAAAGACTGTTTGCGATTCAAAGACTGACGCAAATCTACACTTAATGATAAGTATTGGTTGCAGGTATCTTTCGTTATGTGGAGTAAATCTAAAATGTTAATCGATGCAAATGGTGTGGGGCACTAATTTGCCTTGAAACATTCGCACAGAACTTTATGATAGCGAGAGATACATGTAGACTGATCTAATATATAAGAGCTACACTTGATGAACttgtcatttttatatatatatatatatttttttttctgtataaaattcaatttcgtatcaaaaaataattccaaGAGAAACAAATGCGTGAGTGTAACGAACCTTGAGTTAAGTAAGGTCATGAAAGATTTTATGacaacttatttttttctactcacGTAGGTAAAGAAGACATAGACGGAAAGGTTATCCAAACAACAACAATCGAGACAACGATGAATGACAATATCACAACACTAATGATACTCTCATAGAAACATCTTGTGTGAGTTTATTATTCTGTCATTTAGCGTGGGCGCTGTGACATTGCGGTGAAATGCCTAAGGCCAACCTATAGAACAATTCTACAGCATTTTAAACTTGACCTACAGATCGGATAGCATGCTAAACAAGCGTACTTGGACTCTTTGAACGAGGACACTTTTATCGTAAATCAGGAGAATGTATGCAAGCTTGTGCCAGCGAGATTCGAACCTTAATTCAATACAATCTtgacgatatttataaatacgtatgtatgtatgtatgtgtgtatatattgttgaataaaatattacttcaTTCGTCACAAAATAATGGACTAGATGTGATATCGTGATACAACCATCGCATAAAATAAGGTGTACAATAAATAGGTAAATCTTCTTCCgaaaattgtagaaaatcTACTAcactattttctatttcttgctGATAGACAGAtccaatatatttctttcttattaaatcACGATCCTTTTCTGATATCTATAATAAACAGACACCTTAGTATTAATATTCTAAGGTACGAACCGAAGATAATAAACATATCACATTTCAGTGAGTTATATTCAATAATGATCGATCCAGCCTATTTAAAAGAGTCATCACTCACCTCTTCCCCTTCGGATCTTAACAAAGCACGCAAGCAATCTTCGACTAAGGAATTACCGGAAGCACTCTGTTACGAAAAATGAtggtttgatttttttaatctgaCAACTATGTTTTGACGAGTATAGTTGTCATGATTAGACGATTTTAAAGATCAATTACTCTTCTTCGAAATTTTGTAAACTAATATCTTTCTCAAATACCAAACTTGGCTCATAAAATTTCAAGCCTAAAAagcttcaaaaaaaaaaaaatcgatctttaaa
This window encodes:
- the LOC127064250 gene encoding uncharacterized protein LOC127064250 — protein: MLPSSRSTWKSAYYYNADNSYAFYRTTDINLEDANKSVKPARTLKFVPRSSSTRNYSPQRKHIPRTIRLTEYQEAVLEDQFKRWPRAPHTGDIVLLAAETGLSEDDVQDWYAIRLAQWRKEQGLGGNLGLH